From a single Pyxidicoccus xibeiensis genomic region:
- a CDS encoding transporter, which yields MNRVLLAVLFVSLVSASGAQAQQADLRDYEGGFYIPHRGIVAHTYLRHVSASGDRDFSQLQAAFRATYVLKFGDFVVVPFDVSLPVVDVTVFQANPASPAAPKTALRASGVGDITYIPTIGYGIVQNAETGTHTWFAFTPYLTLPTGSYNSDRFLNIGSNRWTVRPQLVVGQRFMKAFTLEAMANVAIHGDNDEFPVLAGATVSKLNLKQAPSFGAILAAGMDLSPTFFTGAGYYLDAAGERTLETPAGEVQAGPGTTTHALRLTMGVRLEKASTLMLQWQPDIKVSRGLTKSQFVGARFTHVFF from the coding sequence ATGAATCGCGTACTGCTCGCTGTCCTGTTCGTGTCACTCGTGTCGGCTTCCGGAGCCCAGGCCCAGCAGGCGGACCTGCGGGACTACGAGGGAGGCTTCTACATCCCGCACCGCGGAATCGTCGCGCACACCTACCTGCGCCACGTCTCCGCCTCCGGCGATCGGGACTTCTCGCAGCTGCAGGCGGCCTTCCGGGCCACGTACGTCCTCAAGTTCGGAGACTTTGTCGTAGTGCCGTTCGACGTCAGCCTGCCGGTGGTCGACGTGACGGTGTTCCAGGCCAACCCGGCCTCGCCCGCCGCGCCCAAGACGGCGCTCCGGGCCTCGGGCGTGGGCGACATCACGTACATCCCGACCATTGGCTACGGCATCGTCCAGAACGCCGAGACGGGCACGCACACCTGGTTCGCCTTCACGCCCTACCTCACGCTTCCGACGGGCAGCTACAACAGCGACCGCTTCCTGAACATCGGCTCCAACCGGTGGACCGTGCGTCCCCAGCTCGTCGTCGGCCAGCGCTTCATGAAGGCCTTCACCCTCGAGGCAATGGCGAACGTGGCCATCCACGGGGACAACGACGAGTTCCCGGTGCTCGCCGGGGCGACGGTCTCCAAGCTCAACCTGAAGCAGGCGCCCTCCTTCGGCGCCATCCTCGCGGCGGGCATGGACCTGTCGCCCACGTTCTTCACGGGCGCCGGCTACTACCTCGACGCGGCCGGCGAGCGCACCCTCGAAACGCCTGCCGGTGAGGTGCAGGCCGGCCCGGGGACGACCACCCACGCGCTGCGCCTGACGATGGGCGTCCGCCTGGAGAAGGCGTCGACGCTGATGCTCCAGTGGCAGCCGGACATCAAGGTGTCCCGAGGCCTCACCAAGAGCCAGTTCGTCGGCGCACGCTTCACGCACGTCTTCTTCTAG